From one Triticum aestivum cultivar Chinese Spring chromosome 4B, IWGSC CS RefSeq v2.1, whole genome shotgun sequence genomic stretch:
- the LOC123092432 gene encoding rab3 GTPase-activating protein catalytic subunit encodes MGTSPYLPPPPLGLPPTDPTRQTGKLPRYPTPPPTPSSGSPTEGIADADADAAMASTSSKHAKHRRIGEDDDDDEEEAEEELGRFDDFTIASSWERFISEIEAICRQWLADGPKILMQKGAETVPSFENLYMVKRELKHGKRVYCMEYHFRKSAKGKYSYWDDDTHSTQLSFGVDEFLIIAPLSASGVVLDDPESTKLLSSVAIALSNCGSNWPAFVPVHDPSRKAYIGIQNMGTVFTRRFEADRIGSQVPIRLMHLEGLHELFLSKFVLSSTDFPAKVKVNFSMKLTYRTPEHDYDHEETLDSEATESIPESEVASQPRKQWDDDCPWAEWYSAEDPVKGFELTTIWGEKMFEESFEMAEVENASSFDADSWLLQPVVSPYMVDDSIGKFVGFASQLHLLVNAFESSAEAQFLEDFVADNSGQDNSKSSVAVPPPSVIDRVMKDLFNDEVGNSNYVEPENKYGRALKGAPSDSLFAQFCLHALWFGNCNIRAIAVLWIDFVREIRWCWEESERLPRMKTTSSIDLSACVIHQKLQMLAICIERKKSLNRKKDTDDAHKEKTSNSMAPDKIRKGSAGVVPSMMLINTFQEMHAPYTQDAPLMTEDMHEERLHAAEAFGNAVGLSGQLERDILSSDMSAFKAANPDAAFEDFIRWHSPGDWVSEDKSDGNPAWPPKGRLSQRMSEHGNMWRKIWNDAPALPVSEQKSLLDSVREGEKVVHYLETLRPQQLLEQMVCTAFKSSADILNKTTYGGFKLMKTKMDQLYATMASTLRSLQGKSDTSDLAGDLRRLCQVFEHIEKLLIFAASVHRKLIDAPRLAQSIFTDYFNYYLPKMGTSLESICYEKEFASKEKVGRLEREAVSSLFRPPTANQSWRKVLSMGNLLNGHEPIQREIVFSVLENLSNGHYSSPTPLCTDEQIETHRMYISGTSNDLWVALSVTSWD; translated from the exons ATGGGCACATCACCCTACCTCCCTCCTCCTCCACTTGGTCTTCCCCCCACCGATCCAACGAGGCAGACAGGGAAACTTCCTCGCTACCCCACCCCGCCGCCCACCCCCTCCTCCGGCTCGCCGACGGAGGGgatcgccgacgccgacgccgacgccgccatgGCTTCCACCTCCTCCAAGCACGCCAAGCACCGCCGGATcggagaggacgacgacgacgacgaggaggaggccgaggaagaG CTCGGGCGGTTTGATGATTTCACCATTGCTTCATCTTGGGAGAG GTTTATATCTGAGATAGAGGCAATTTGTCGTCAATGGCTAGCAGATGGCCCAAAGATCTTGATG CAAAAAGGTGCAGAGACTGTGCCTTCCTTTGAAAACTTGTACATGGTCAAGCGTGAACTGAAGCATGGGAAAAGAGTCTACTGTATGGAGTATCATTTTAGGAAATCTGCAAAAG GCAAATATTCGTACTGGGATGATGATACACATAGTACACAACTATCCTTTGGAGTAGATGAGTTTCTG ATAATTGCTCCCTTGAGTGCCAGCGGTGTTGTTCTTGATGATCCTGAATCAACTAAGCTTTTGAGTTCTGTAGCAATTGCATTGTCTAATTGTGGCAG CAATTGGCCAGCATTTGTACCTGTTCATGACCCTTCACGAAAAGCATATATAGGAATTCAAAACATGGGAACTGTATTTACTCGAAGATTTGAAGCTGATCGAATTGGTAGCCAGGTCCCAATACGACTCATGCATCTGGAGGGTTTACATGAGCTATTCCTGTCAAAGTTT GTCCTATCCTCAACAGATTTTCCAGCAAAGGTTAAGGTAAACTTCTCGATGAAGCTTACCTACAGAACTCCTGAACATGATTATGATCATGAGGAGACTTTGGATTCTGAAGCTACCGAGTCAATACCAGAAAGTGAAGTTGCAAGCCAACCCAGAAAACAATGGGATGATGATTGCCCTTGGGCAGAGTGGTACTCTGCCGAGGATCCTGTTAAAG GTTTTGAGTTGACAACCATTTGGGGAGAGAAAATGTTTGAAGAGAGCTTTGAGATGGCTGAGGTGGAAAATGCTTCGTCGTTTGATGCtgatagttggcttcttcaaccaGTGGTGTCTCCATACAT GGTTGATGATTCTATTGGGAAGTTTGTTGGGTTTGCATCCCAGCTACATCTGCTAGTAAATGCATTTGAATCGTCAGCAGAGGCACAATTTTTGGAAGATTTTGTCGCAG ATAATTCAGGCCAAGACAATTCAAAATCTTCTGTTGCTGTGCCTCCACCATCTGTCATTGATCGTGTTATGAAAGATCTTTTCAATGATG AGGTTGGAAACTCAAATTATGTGGAACCAGAAAACAAGTATGGTCGCGCTTTGAAAGGAGCACCTTCAGATTCTCTCTTTGCTCAGTTCTGTTTACATGCATTGTGGTTTGGCAACTGCAATATACGTG CAATAGCAGTCTTATGGATTGATTTTGTGCGCGAAATTCGTTGGTGCTGGGAGGAGTCAGAACGACTACCGAGGATGAAAACCACTTCTAGCATTGACCTCTCTGCTTGTGTAATCCACCAAAAACTACAAATG CTTGCGATATGCATTGAGCGGAAGAAATCATTGAATCGTAAGAAGGATACTGATGATGCACATAAAGAAAAGACttcaaatagcatg GCACCTGATAAAATACGTAAAGGATCAGCAGGCGTTGTGCCTTCAATGATGCTGATAAATACATTTCAGGAAATGCATGCTCCATATACTCAG GATGCACCTTTGATGACAgaagatatgcatgaagaaaggcTCCATGCAGCTGAAGCTTTTGGCAATGCTGTT GGTTTATCTGGTCAACTGGAAAGGGATATATTATCTTCCG ATATGTCTGCTTTTAAAGCTGCAAATCCGGATGCTGCTTTTGAAGATTTTATTCGGTGGCATTCACCTGGTGACTGGGTGAGTGAGGACAAAAGTGATGGTAATCCAGCCTGGCCACCCAAAGGAAGGCTTTCTCAGCGTATGTCAGAACATGGGAATATGTGGCGCAAAATTTGGAATGATGCCCCAGCTTTGCCTGTCTCTGAACAGAAATCTCTGCTTGATTCTGTTCGAGAAGGAGAAAAG GTGGTTCATTACCTTGAAACTTTGAGGCCACAGCAGCTCCTTGAGCAAATGGTCTGCACTGCTTTCAAATCATCAGCTGACATTCTAAACAAGACCACATATGGTGGCTTCAAATTAATGAAGACTAAAATGGATCAACTATATGCTACAATGGCGTCTACATTAAGATCTCTTCAAG GGAAATCTGACACAAGTGATTTGGCTGGAGATTTGAGGCGACTTTGTCAAGTTTTCGAGCATATAGAGAAGTTGCTGATTTTTGCTGCTTCGGTCCACCGAAAACTTATAGATGCTCCAAGACTGGCTCAATCAATTTTTACCGACTACTTCAATTACTATCTTCCAAAAATGGGAACCAGCTTGGAAAGTATTTGTTATGAAAAG GAGTTCGCTAGTAAGGAAAAGGTGGGGAGGCTTGAAAGGGAGGCTGTATCAAGCCTGTTTCGTCCCCCTACTGCTAATCAGTCATGGAGGAAAGTTTTGAGCATGGGAAATCTTTTGAACGGACATGAACCAATACAAAGAGAGATCGTATTCTCAGTTCTGGAGAACCTAAGCAACGGTCACTATTCGAGCCCAACTCCGTTATGTACAGATGAACAGATTGAGACACATAGGATGTATATATCTGGCACGTCTAATGATCTCTGGGTTGCTTTATCTGTGACATCCTGGGACTGA